From Antennarius striatus isolate MH-2024 chromosome 9, ASM4005453v1, whole genome shotgun sequence, one genomic window encodes:
- the fpr1 gene encoding chemerin-like receptor 1 — protein sequence MMERLTATPFYDIGTTDATVKNGTFYGDDDEYDYKDEHAELRQSLNIMSLIVYCLAFVLGVLGNGVVIWVTGFKMKKTVNTVWFLNLAVADFLFTAFLPLSVTYTAMDFHWPFGKFMCKLNSTISFLNMFASVYILVVISVDRCVSVVWPVWAQNHRSVGKASCVSLGVWILALVLSAPYFIFRDTGPSYNNEDIINCFNNFAFSDDYETPSVNQLRQFRHQAMTITRFLLGFVVPFTVIVSCYAVIIHRLRRNRTLASQSSRPFKIIAAVITTFFLCWAPYHVMALIELVNHMAAHASEILDHVTTIGVPIATSLAFLNSCLNPLLYVFMGQDFKDKVRKSILNVLETAFQEEVSRSYTYTNSMVTSRSKDKSVSDAEV from the coding sequence ATGATGGAGCGATTGACAGCTACCCCATTCTATGACATTGGTACAACAGATGCCACTGTCAAAAATGGCACTTTTTACGGAGACGATGATGAGTATGACTATAAGGATGAGCATGCTGAGCTGAGACAGTCCCTCAACATCATGTCTCTCATCGTGTACTGCCTGGCCTTTGTTCTCGGTGTGCTTGGGAATGGAGTTGTCATCTGGGTGACCGGGTTTAAGATGAAGAAAACTGTGAACACAGTTTGGTTCCTCAACCTCGCCGTGGCTGACTTCCTCTTCACAGCCTTCCTGCCTCTCAGTGTGACATACACAGCAATGGATTTCCACTGGCCTTTTGGGAAGTTCATGTGCAAACTGAACAGCACCATAAGCTTCCTCAACATGTTTGCCAGTGTCTACATTCTGGTGGTGATCAGTGTGgacagatgtgtgtctgtggtgtggcCTGTCTGGGCTCAGAACCACAGAAGTGTAGGCAAGGCATCCTGTGTGAGTCTGGGTGTGTGGATACTGGCTCTGGTTCTCAGCGCTCCGTATTTTATCTTCAGGGACACTGGGCCATCGTACAACAATGAAGACATCATCAACTGTTTCAACAACTTTGCTTTTTCTGATGACTATGAAACACCATCAGTCAATCAGCTGCGACAGTTTCGTCATCAGGCCATGACCATCACCCGCTTCCTCTTGGGATTTGTTGTCCCCTTCACTGTCATCGTCTCCTGTTACGCTGTAATAATCCATCGCCTCAGGAGAAATCGCACCCTGGCCAGCCAGTCAAGTCGCCCCTTCAAGATTATTGCTGCTGTTATCACCACCTTTTTCCTGTGCTGGGCTCCATATCATGTCATGGCCCTCATTGAGTTGGTGAATCACATGGCTGCTCATGCAAGCGAAATATTAGACCATGTCACCACAATCGGAGTTCCCATAGCAACCAGCCTTGCCTTTCTCAATAGCTGTCTGAACCCACTGTTGTATGTGTTCATGGGTCAAGATTTCAAGGACAAAGTTCGTAAATCCATCCTAAATGTGTTGGAAACTGCCTTCCAGGAGGAGGTATCACGCTCCTACACCTACACAAACTCAATGGTCACCAGTCGGAGCAAAGACAAGTCTGTATCTGATGCTGAGGTATAA